One segment of Streptomyces sp. NA02950 DNA contains the following:
- a CDS encoding helix-turn-helix domain-containing protein, protein MHEDELLTVREVMARLRLGRSTVYDLIRSRRLPSLTIGRCRRIPARAVRDYIANELEAAA, encoded by the coding sequence ATGCATGAAGACGAGCTGTTGACCGTGCGCGAAGTGATGGCTCGGCTGCGACTCGGCCGCTCCACCGTCTACGACCTCATCCGTTCCCGCCGCCTGCCCTCACTCACCATCGGCCGCTGCCGCCGCATCCCGGCTCGGGCCGTCCGCGACTACATCGCCAACGAACTGGAGGCGGCCGCCTGA
- a CDS encoding porphobilinogen synthase, with amino-acid sequence MHEARLHGIRSVKIFAESTRRGATGEISLMPDALMAQAVRAAKDAEPDLAVMTETCLCSYTDSGLCYLTDVHGRPDIPATVDVTARQAVAHAAAGADIVGPASMVLGTTQGARTALNDQGHGNVSVMPHVIFWSSLYDGFRRTMGATPKAGVDREFQINPGKPEQFIDAALQLVQEGADMLLLEPAMFTVDVLTRLKQHTRAPLFPFSVSGEYTALTSLDARTGRRDVRRLIELFTMLKRAGADASVTYAALDIARQLSG; translated from the coding sequence ATGCACGAGGCCCGATTACACGGCATCCGATCGGTCAAGATCTTCGCCGAGTCCACCCGACGCGGCGCCACAGGCGAGATCTCGCTCATGCCCGACGCACTCATGGCCCAGGCCGTCCGCGCCGCGAAGGACGCGGAACCCGACCTCGCAGTCATGACGGAGACGTGCCTCTGCTCATACACCGACTCCGGACTCTGCTACCTCACCGACGTACACGGCCGCCCGGACATCCCCGCCACGGTCGACGTCACCGCCCGGCAGGCCGTCGCACACGCAGCGGCAGGCGCCGACATCGTGGGTCCGGCCTCCATGGTGCTCGGCACCACGCAAGGCGCCCGCACCGCGCTGAACGATCAGGGGCACGGCAACGTCTCCGTCATGCCGCACGTGATCTTCTGGAGCAGCCTGTACGACGGCTTCCGACGCACCATGGGCGCCACCCCCAAGGCAGGCGTCGACCGCGAGTTCCAGATCAATCCGGGCAAGCCCGAGCAGTTCATCGACGCGGCCCTCCAGCTCGTCCAAGAAGGCGCCGACATGCTCCTGCTGGAGCCCGCCATGTTCACCGTCGACGTGCTGACCCGCCTGAAGCAGCACACCCGGGCGCCGCTCTTCCCGTTCTCGGTGTCCGGCGAGTACACCGCGCTCACGTCCCTCGACGCCAGGACCGGCCGACGAGACGTGCGCAGGCTCATCGAACTCTTCACCATGCTGAAGCGAGCCGGAGCCGACGCCAGCGTCACGTACGCGGCGCTGGACATCGCCCGGCAGCTCAGCGGCTAA